The sequence CATAGTATTAAGACCAAGCTAATGAGGGGCCAGCGTTGACGATCCAAGACTTCGTGAAACTGCTGCGCACTCGTTGGCTCATCATCTTTGCCACCGTCGTCGTCGCAGTAGTGGGGGCTGTGGCAGTTAATCTGCTAACGACTCCGCTCTATGAGGCGTCGACGAGGCTCTTCGTGTCGACCTCATCAGGGGCAACGCTAGCCGACACGTATCAGGGAAATCGATTCTCACAGGAACGCGTGATTTCCTATACCGAGCTTCTCAAGGGAGAAACCCTGGCGCAGCGAACAATTGACAAGCTCGACCTCGACATGGCGGCCGAGGAACTCCAAGACAACGTCAAGGCCAGTTCAAAACTCGACACAGTACTAATAAATGTGTCTGTTCTGGACGAATCGCCCGTCCGTGCGCGTGATATCGCCGACGCACTCTCCGACGAGTTCGTCGTTATGGTACGCGAATTGGAGACCCCGCCGGACGGAACCATGCCGAACGCCCGTGTCGTCGTAGAACAACGGGCCTCAATCCCAGATGATCCGGTAACTCCCAAGACGACTCGGAATCTAGCAATCGGCCTTTTGCTCGGCTTGCTGTTAGGGGTTGGCCTTGCAGTACTACGTGATGTACTGGACAACACCATTAAAGATCGAGAAAATCTTGAAGAAGTGACCGGTGTGGGCTTAGTCGGGAGTATTCCGCTTGATAAGGAACGCCGAAAGACGCCTGCGATCTCCTTCGAGAGCGACAACTCACTGATGGCCGAAGCCTTGCGGAAGCTTCGCACCAATTTGCAGTTCCTAGCGGTGGATAATCCGCCGCGTGTAATCGTTGTTACCAGCTCGATGCCCAGTGAAGGCAAATCGACTACCGCGATCAACATCGCACTAGCATTAGCAGAAGCCGAAAACGAAGTCGTCCTCGTCGAAGGCGATCTGCGGCGACCGAGGATACACAAATATCTGGACTTGGTCGGAACGGTTGGCTTTAGTTCAGTACTAGCAGGCCAAACTGACCTTGAGGAATCGCTCCAAAAAACACGCTTTCCCCGACTGACTGCGCTGGCCTCAGGCGTGCTGCCGCCTAATCCGAGCGAATTACTCGGGTCAGAGACAGCTAAGAAAGTCTTAGACGAGCTTCGCGGTCGATTCGACTATGTCATCATCGATTCTTCCCCGCTACTTGCGGTCACAGATGCTGCGATTCTTGCGGCCAGCGCTGACGGCGTACTTATCATGGCACGTCACGCGCATACGAAACGTGACCAACTAGCGCACGCAGTCGGAAGTCTTCGAGATGTAGGTGCTCCATTACTTGGCGCTGTATTCACAATGACGCCTACTCGCGGCGCCTCAAGCTACAGTTACCGCTACTACGGGGAAACAACAACCCAATCCGCTTCCGAAAAGAGTGGCATTTTCGGTCGTTTCCGTCGCAACCTCTCAGAGCATCGCCGCCTTGGTTCAGTGGGGCCTCGAGCATAAATGAGTTCTGGTCCGCCGCGAATGAGTTCTCGATACCGTTCACGATCTGCGCGACCCCGGCATCGACTCGTAATGAGTTGTCTTAGGACTCAACGGGACCATCCGGTCTGCAGCCAGCGGTTCGGTGGAAGCACCGCACAGAACGCTGACAAAGCAGTCCATGGCGCGGCAACATATGCGTTGGAGCTAGCAACTAAAGTTGGTTGGGATCATCCATCGATCGCACTCAAGCGGATACATCAGTGTTTCAGGTTCGCATTCGTGTCGGATCCTCGCGGGCGAGCAGTCCCCGCGTCAAGCCTCCGCCTGATTTTCCGGCTACGCCGGCCGTGTTACGACAACCGCAGCGACAGCCATCCGTGCACGCCCGTGCTCGGTTTACCTCGCACGCTGCCCGGTGAGGTAACGCGACCACCTTCCGAACTCGCCTCCCGGCACCCAGGCATATAACTCCGTAGATGAACCAAGTTGGAGCTTTTCATGTGCGGCCTATTCGCCACTAACGACCTCAGTACTCGCAATCGGCTTCCAGAAATTCTGCGCGCTAGGCTCGCCTTTCGCGGGCCCGATTGGCAGTCACCTGTCATCGAGCACAAAGGGTGGCTTTTATACCATGCTCGTCTGTCAATCATTGCGCCGACGCCTGAATTTTCG comes from Mycolicibacterium pulveris and encodes:
- a CDS encoding polysaccharide biosynthesis tyrosine autokinase; this translates as MTIQDFVKLLRTRWLIIFATVVVAVVGAVAVNLLTTPLYEASTRLFVSTSSGATLADTYQGNRFSQERVISYTELLKGETLAQRTIDKLDLDMAAEELQDNVKASSKLDTVLINVSVLDESPVRARDIADALSDEFVVMVRELETPPDGTMPNARVVVEQRASIPDDPVTPKTTRNLAIGLLLGLLLGVGLAVLRDVLDNTIKDRENLEEVTGVGLVGSIPLDKERRKTPAISFESDNSLMAEALRKLRTNLQFLAVDNPPRVIVVTSSMPSEGKSTTAINIALALAEAENEVVLVEGDLRRPRIHKYLDLVGTVGFSSVLAGQTDLEESLQKTRFPRLTALASGVLPPNPSELLGSETAKKVLDELRGRFDYVIIDSSPLLAVTDAAILAASADGVLIMARHAHTKRDQLAHAVGSLRDVGAPLLGAVFTMTPTRGASSYSYRYYGETTTQSASEKSGIFGRFRRNLSEHRRLGSVGPRA